In Onthophagus taurus isolate NC unplaced genomic scaffold, IU_Otau_3.0 ScKx7SY_16, whole genome shotgun sequence, the genomic stretch ATGACAGCGGTGATATTGGGACCGGCGGTGACGATGGTGGGGAAGCTGATGGGGATGATGTTGACCAAGAAGGGGAAGAAACTAGGGGCATAAATGAATCTAAACGTGATTCTCGTAATTGTTGTCAATGCGAGCGTAAGGACGAATCGACTCCGGTCTCCAATCAAATACCAGAATCAGATCCAACACCATCAAATGAATCGAAACGCCATTCCTTGAAAAAACACCATCACACCAAAAAGCACCAAACCaaaaatcatcattaaaacttattaatcgAATCTTTTACCTTGTTAACGATTGgttaattgataaataaatgattttcaaagaattattataattttcgtAATCTACATAAAAATCCGATTAATTTGAGTCCAAACACCACATAGTTATCTTaaatagtttccgagatatccgcatttcaattttgacgtttaactaaaaaaaagacgatcgattaattaaaaattgcgaTATCTCGGGAACTAATTAAGATAACTATGtggtgtttggactcattttaaagcattttttaacCCGCGTCgattaaaatcatcaaaaataaccaaaaatgaAGTTTTAGGTGAAGTTGTATTAAgtgaaatcgaaaataaattgtCGAAACTTCCATATCGTAATTGCAAGTGGGATTTTGTTCccttaaaacgaaaaaaattggtttttaatgatttaaaaagttctacaaaaaaggaaaaatcggaattaattaattaaaaattaataattcataaaaattattataattttcttaatctaCGCAAAAATCCGATTAatttgagtccaaacacgaccaaGTTATCTTAaatagttcctgagatatccgcatttcaattttgacgtttaactaaaaaaaaagacgatcgattaattaaaaatcgcgATATCTCGGGAACTAATTAAGATAGCTATGTGGTGTTTGgtctcattttaaagcattttttaacCCGCGTCgattaaaatcatcaaaaataaccaaaaatgaAGTTTTAGGTGAAGTTGTATTAAGTGAAAGCGAAAATAAATTGTCGAAACTTCCATATCGTAATTGCAAGTGGGATTTTGCTCCCTTAAAAGGAGAAAAGTtggtttttaatgatttaaaaagttctacaaaaaaggaaaaatcggaattaattaattaaaaattaataattcataaaaattattataattttcttaatctaCGCAAAAATCCGATTAatttgagtccaaacacgaccaaGTTATCTTAaatagttcctgagatatccgcatttcaattttgacgtttaactaaaaaaaaagacgatcgattaattaaaaatcgcgATATCTCGGGAACTAATTAAGATAGCTATGTGGTGTTTGgtctcattttaaaggatttttaatcgCGATTACGAATTTGCGATCcgccattttgaattaatcacacatcaattgttttttttttttacttttaaagataaataggtcgtgtttgggctcattttaaagtatttttaaccGCGATTAAGAATTTGCGATCcgccattttaaaataatcgaaaacgaaattaattcatataaagaaaaaaatgtttgtcataatttttaacaccaccttatagtaattaaaaagagatttaaaatgaacccaaacacGACCTACTTACCTCTAACCGTTTcggagatatcaatttttaattaaaaaaacaattgattAATCTCCGCCATCTTGAATTTATAAAAGCATagataactttgttattttttaagataaagtggtcgtgtttggactcattttaaaggattttttatcgCCATTACGAATTTGCGGTCcgccattttgaattaatgatacatcaattgtttttttattatttttaaagataaataggTCGTgcttgggctcattttaaagtatttttaatcgCGATTAAGAATTTGCGATCcgccattttgaattaatcgaaaacgaaattaattcATTCTATAGATTAGAAAAAATcgcaattaataaattaaaaattattaaattttcgtaatcTACATAAAAATCCGATTAATTTGAGTCCAAACACCACATAGTTATCTTAAATAGTTCCCGAGATATCgccatttcaattttgacgtttaactaaaaaaaaagacgatcgattaattaaaaatcgcaATATCTCTGGAACTAATTAAGATAACTATGtggtgtttggactcattttaaagcattttttaatcCGCGTCgattaaaatcatcaaaaataaccaaaaatgaAGTTTTAGGTGAAGTTGTATTAAGCGAAACCTCCATATTGTAATTCCGAGTGGGATTTTATTCtcttaaaaaaggaaaatttaggttttaatgatttaagaaGATCTACAGGGAAGGAAAAAtcggaattaattaattaaaattaataatttttaaaaattattataattttcgtAATCTACATCAAAATCCGATTAATTTGAGTCTAAACACCACATAGTTATCTTAAATATTTCCCGAGATGTCgccatttcaattttgacgtttaattaaaaaaaagacgatcgattaattaaaaatcgcgATATCTCGGGAACTAATAAAGATAACTATGtggtgtttggactcattttacagCATTTTTTAACCCGCGTCGATTAAAACGatcaaaaataaccaaaaatgaAGTTTTAGGTGAAGTTGTATTAAGGGAAACTTCTATATCGTAATTCCGAATGAGATTTTATTCACTTAAAAGAGGAAAATTTAggttttaatgatttaagaaGATCTACAGAGAAGGAAAAAtcggaattaattaattaaaaattaataaattttaaaaattattataattttcgtAATCTACATAAAAATCCGATTAATTTGATTCCAAACACGACCAAGTTATCTTAAATAGTTCCCGAGATATCgccatttcaattttgacgtttaactaaaaaaaagacgatcgattaattaaaaatcgcgATATCTCGGGAACTAATAAAGATAACTATGtggtgtttggactcattttgaagCTATTCTCATGGggaattcaataaaaatgaaaataaagttaaaaaaaaataaattgattttttttaaacataatttttaacatttatctTTCATAACATGATAATTAccattaattaaagttatttttactaaaaatacgATCATTTAATTTGCGATTTAAGCgttgaaactaaaaaaaaaaacatttttattaattaattattaatttttttaattaattttaattaattttttacccAGCGTTAAAATCGTGTTCATCGTCATCGATAACAACCCCCCGGTTTGCTTTAAACTTGAGCTCAAAGAAGTAGCtgcaaaaaaacattaattaaaaaaaaaattaattaattaatttttcttacttATTTCACTTATTTGGTTATCGCAGTAAACTTTAACGTCTGTCAAATCAACGTTTAAGTCTTTTTcgtgttttattaatttctcttttaactttttattggCTTTTCCAAGAATAACACCTAAAaatgaatgaattaattaattaatttgatttatttattgttttttttgggGTTAATCACCAATTTTGTCTGGGATATCGTTCATGATATCACTAATGATGTTTCCTCCACCCATCATTCGTTCAATTTCTTCCGTAATCTTTTTAACAACTTCGTTAGAATCATCCGATTTTATTTCTAGAGATGATTCGGGGATTTCggctaaaataattaattcttttaattttttttagtaacaaaaactttttaattactcAATTTTTGCTTCTccgtcaaaaattttttatattcccCAACTTCGGCttctaaaaaattgttttaaaatattttttaattaattaaaaaattaaaaagactCACTTGCTTCTTTCATAACGTTTTTAATCGTCTTTGAAACGATATCGAGGTTCTTTCCGGACTCTATCGACGTCTTTTTGACCACCTTTATAGCCTCATCGGTCATGTTTTGAATTACCCCCTCTACAATaacgttaatttaattaattaatttaatttgttttattaattacgtaTTTCCGGAACCGCGTCGTGGAgtgttttaaaagatttcgaAAACATGTCGTTTAATTGACCCCCAAGCTGTTTGATTGCCGCCAAAACTTCttttgctaaaaatttaattaattaaatcataaaggtgttaattaattaatcgattaaaacCTTTTTTGGGGTCAATTTTCTTTTGCTCAACCTCAACATCCTTTTTTTCATCTGAATTCTCCCCAATTTCTTCCTCATTAATTATTTCGTCTTCTTGATTGAGCTTTTTGGCGTCATCGTGCTTAAAATCGCCTTCATTCGCTTCTTTcgagtaaatatttttctctttcttgCTCGATTTTTTGCAAGATTCGCACTCAGAGAGCgccaaattaataaaaatcgccGCGAAAACCAAAAAAGCGAAAATCTTcatgttttgttttaaaataatctcgGAATAACTTACTTTTAAACACGCTTAAACACGTTTGCTTGCTCCACGTAAgcttttagttaaaaaaaaaatgtaaaattatcttttaaaatccCAAGATTGCAAGGTTGCCTTGATAAAGAAAtagttgcaaaaaaattattccttttttagtcacaaattaaaataatttcgttATCGGAATCAAATTGGTATAAAACGCGAACTATTTTTAATTCGGCCCATTCAATTCGGCTAATCGCGACGaaaatgtttcttaaaaaaagtgttaaattaatttttttaattttcgttataacaaatttaaaatcaggTAAATAATTCGTAATCTACGCGAAAAACCGAAGAatttgagtccaaacacgaccaaGTTATCTCAAATAGTTCCCGAGATATCcccatttcaattttgacgtttaactaaaaaaaagacgatcgattaattaaaaatcgcgATATCTCGGGAACTAATTAAGATAACTATGtggtgtttgggctcattttaaagcatttttgaacCCGCGTCGATTAAAACCatcaaaaataaccaaaaatgaAGTTTTAGGTGAAGTTGTATTGAGCGAAACcgaagataaatttttgaaaccgCCATATCGTAGTTCCGAGTGGGATTTTGTTCCGTTAAAAGAGGAAAAGTTGGTTTTTGATGATTTGAGAAGTTCCACGGAGAAGGAGAAATCGgaacaaaatgatttatttttgtgcCCACCTTGTgcttgttaaaaattaaaaataatgccataaaaatttgttaattataattggtaataaaaaattaattaattaaaaatcaataattttaaaaaattattatcattttcgtAATCTACGCGAAAAAACGAAGAatttgagtccaaacacgaccaaGTTATCTTAAATAGTTCCCGAGATATCgccatttcaattttgacgtttaactaaaaaaaagacgatcgattaattaaaaattgcgaTATCTCGGgaactaattaaaataactatgtggtgtttggactcattttaaagggttttttaATCCGCGTCgattaaaatcatcaaaaatgatattttaggTGAAGTTGTATTAAgtgaaatcgaaaataaattgtCGAAACTTCCATATCGTAATTGCAAGTGGGATTTTGTTCccttaaaacgaaaaaaattggtttttaatgatttaaaaagttctacaaaaaaggaaaagacggaattaattaattaaaaagtaataatttttaaaaattattataattttcttaatctacgcgaaaaatcaaagaatttgagtccaaacacgaccaaGTTATCTTAAATAGTTCCCGAGATATCgccatttcaattttgacgtttaactaaaaaaaagacgatcgattaattaaaaattgcgaTATCTCGGgaactaattaaaataactatgtggtgtttggactcattttaaagcattttttaatcCGCGtcgattaaaaacatcaaaaataaccaaaaatgaAGTTTTAGGTGAAGTTGTATTAAgtgaaatcgaaaataaattgtCGAAACTTCCATGTCGTAATTGCAAGTGGGATTATGTTCccttaaaacgaaaaaaattggtttttaatgatttaaaaagttctacaaaaaaggtaaaatcggaattaattaattaaaaattaataatttataaaaattattataattttcttaatctaCATAAAAATCTGATTAatttgagtccaaacacgaccaaGTTATCTTAAATAGTTCTCGAGATACCcccatttcaattttgacgtttaactaaaaaaaagacgatcgattaattaaaaatcgcgATATCTCGGgaactaattaaaataactatgtggtgtttggactcattttaaaggattttttaacccgcatcgattaaaaacatcaaaaataaccaaaaatgaAGTTTTAGGTGAAGTTGTATTAAgtgaaatcgaaaataaattgtCGAAACTTCCATATCGTAATTGCAAGTGGGATTTTGTTCccttaaaacgaaaaaaatttgtttttaatgatttaaaaagttctacaaaaaaggaaaagtcggaattaattaattaaaaagtaataatttttaaaaattattataattttcttaatctacgcgaaaaatcaaagaatttgagtccaaacacgaccaaGTTATCTTAAATAGTTCCCGAGATATCgccatttcaattttgacgtttaactaaaaaaaagacgatcgattaattaaaaatcgcgATATCTCGGgaactaattaaaataactatgtggtgtttggactcattttaaagcattttttgtCCCGCATCGATTAAAACCatcaaaaataaccaaaaatgaAGTTTTAGGTGAAGTTGTATTGAgtgaaatcgaaaataaattgtCGAAACTTGCATATCGTAATTGCAAGGGGGATTTTGTTCCcctaaaacgaaaaaaattggtttttaatgatttaaaaagttctacaaaaaaggaaaaatcggaattaattaattaaaaattaataatttataaaaattattataattttcttaatctaCGTAAAAATCTGATTAatttgagtccaaacacgaccaaGTTATCTTAAATAGTTCCCGAGATATCcccatttcaattttgacgtttaactaaaaaaaagacgatcgattaattaaaaatcgcgATATCTCGGgaactaattaaaataactatgtggtgtttgggttcattttaaagcattttttaacCCGCGtcgattaaaatcaaaattgtcgATCGTCGATTGTTTCGAATttgtttttaggttataaatgGGGATATCTcaggaattaataaaaataattaggtCGTGTTTGAACTCATTTTGAAGCATATTTTATAGGAAAGTCGATTTCGGTTTCGCTCAATACAacttctttttaaaacttaatttttagttatttttgatgattttaatcGACGCGgattaaaaaatcctttaaaatgagttcaaacaCCACATAGTTATCTTAATTAGTTCCCGAGATATcgcgatttttaattaatcgatcgtcttttttttttagttaaacgtcaaaattgaaatggtgatatctcggGAACTATTTGAGATAACttggtcgtgtttggactcaaatttttcggtttttcgCGTAGATTACGAAAATCGTTAAgttatttatatcaaatacGAAATGatcttttcaaaaacgattttacacgattttttaagtttaataaaaaaaaaatttgttgatatatgttataaacattttcctggtatttaaaacaatgataatatagtttttttaaatacttatttCTTTGAAAACATTCCacggtatttttttttatcatctgCGTCTCACTATATATATAATCGATGCATTGATTAATAGTTAATAGTTAAAAGTTGCTTTCTCACATTTAAAATGAAAGTTATTTTCGTTGCATTAACCATTTTTAGTTACCTCTTTGCGCTAATTGCATCACGTAAGTTAATttctcattttaattttaatgtttacgtcatattttatagaaaattcaaCATCTCCTGCGCCAACCACCGTTGGTGGATCTAATAACACTCTAAGCCAACAATCTCGtaagatattgtttataaatcgcttaaaattgaaattatattaattaatttcgtgtTTTTAGTGGATACAATTGCGAATCTTTTTGAAGGCATAATTACAGCAATTAGAAATTTTGGTAagaaaaggaatttttaaaaaccgaGTTCACCATTAAATTAGGGacactttcttttataaatggACAAATTTTCAGAACGATCGatgaagaaatcgattttttacgattttttaaagttaacttgAATAAGacgtttttctcaaaaaaccaaGTCAGCttaaaaaagttgtatctcaaaaacgaaacgaaatttttaaaagcggctttttttatttaaaagagtACTCTTTTCTTGAATAATTTTCGAAAGTTTTATAACGATATCATTAAAAcccgatttttcacgattttttaaacttaacttGAATAAGacgtttttctcaaaaaactaAGTCAACTTAAAAAggtcgtatctcaaaaacgaaacgagatttttaaaagcggctttttttatttaaaaggggACTCTTTTCTTGAATAATTTTCGAAAGTTTTATAACGATATAATTAAAacccgattttttacgattttttaaacttaacttGAATAAGacgtttttctcaaaaaactaAGTCAGCTTAAAAAggtcgtatctcaaaaatgaaacgagatttttaaaagcggctttttttatttaaaagaggACTCTTTTCTTGAATAATTTTCGAAAGTTTTATCGCGATATCTTTAAAAcccgatttttcacgatttttttaaacttaacctGAATAAGacgtttttctcaaaaaactaAGTCAGCTtaaaaaagtcgtatctcaaaaacgaaacgagatttttaaaagcggctttttttatttaaaagaggACTCTTTTCTTGAATAATTTTCGAAAGTTTTATCGCGATATCTTTAAAAcccgatttttcacgattttttaaagtttacttGAATAAGacgtttttctcaaaaaactaAGTCAGCTTAAAAAAgttgtatttcaaaaatgaaacgagatttttaaatgcagctttttttatttaaaagaggACTCTTTTCTTGAATAATTTTCGACAGTTTTATCGCGATATCTTTAAAacccgattttttacgattttttaaagttaacttgAATAAGacgtttttctcaaaaaactaAGTCAGCTTAAAAAggtcgtatctcaaaaacgaaacgagatttttaaaaggggctttttttatttaaaagacgACTCTTTTCTTGAATAATTTTCGAATGTTTTATGGCGATATCTTTAAAacccgattttttacgattttttaaagtttactaGAATAAGacgtttttctcaaaaaactaAGTCAGCTTAAAAAggtcgtatctcaaaaacgaaacgagatttttaaatgtagctttttttatttaaaaggggACTCTTTTCTTGAATAATTTTCGAAAGTTTTATAACGATATAATTAAAacccgattttttacgattttttaaagtttacttGAATAAGacgtttttctcaaaaaactaAGTCAGCTTAAAAAggtcgtatctcaaaaatgaaacgagatttttaaaagcggctttttttatttaaaagagtACTCTTTTCTTGAATAATTCATGAAAGTTTTATCGCGATATCTTTAAAacccgattttttacgattttttaaactaaaattgaataagacgtttttctcaaaaaactaAGTCAGCTtaaaaaagtcgtatctcgaaaatgaaacgagatttttaaatgcagctttttttatttaaaagaggactcttttcttgaataatttttgaaagttttataacgatatctttaaaaatggattttttacgattttttgaaaatattttgattttttagtgaGCTTTCTAGCAAATCAGGTGGCACCACCGGTAatagaatttttccaaaacatTTGTAAGTTATTAATGGTTATAAATATTCTtcataattgttattattttttagtgaCACttgttaaacaaatttcaagcCTCGTAAAAATATTTggtaagaaataaataaagaaatttgatttaatcaatttaattttatttcttttcagtTGGTTTAGGTGGTATTAATGGCGATGTTGTTTTCAACGCCATAGATACCATtgtatcgattatttcaactGTATTAACACTCATATGTAAGATatgataaatttataaaacattattataaaattttaatttcagcGAATGTAATTAAAGCGATTGGTTCTGCTGTTTCTAAGAGATCGTTAGATATTAACAGCTtatgtaagttttttttttgggagcataaacaatttttaaaaaacatgaaaatcaTTTCTAGATGATAATCTTAATTCTACCGTTCAGAGTTATCTTACCCAGATTGAGGGAGAAAATCAAAAACGTAAATTAAAACACCTCCcttaaattttaagattttattaattatttttttttaattaaagttattaagGATCAACATACTAAACATCACCACTACGTCCATAACATCCACAAGAAAGTCCATCATCGTTAAAAAGATGTCAATTatgtttaataacaattaaataaatttttaaacctaATATGCTTCTtctcatttcaaaaaatcgtataaaatcgaatttttaatgaatcaaaatgaaattagCACCACTTTTACCCAAAATAATAAcctttttaacgaaaaagaccgtttttgaaaatatcatttagtttttgagataaaacatttttaaattgagctgatttttcataataaaattagtcacctcaatttttaaaaaatcgccaaaaatcGAGCATTTAAGATATCGCAacgcaattttcaaaaattatagaatcaagtgttaccttttcAATGAATCaaaccgattttgaaaatatcttttagtttttgagataaaaatttttaatcacaacGATgttatttctcatttttatggaaaaaaattagttagggttattttcaaaaaatcgtataaaatcgaatttttaatgaatccaaatgaaattatcaccacttTTACCCAAAATAATAACCATTTTAACGAAAaagaccgtttttgaaaatatcatttagtttttgagataaaacatttttaaattgagctgatttttcataataaaattagtcacctcaatttttaaaaaatcgccaaaaatcGAGCATTTAAGATATCGCAacgcaattttcaaaaattatagaatcaagtgttaccttttcAATGAATCaaaccgattttgaaaatatcttttagtttttgagataaaaatttttaatcacaacGATgttatttctcatttttatgaaaaaaaattagttagggttattttcaaaaaatcgtataaaatcaaatttttaatgaatcgaaatgaaattatcaccacttTTATCCAAAATAATAACCTTTTTAACGAAACagatcgtttttgaaaatatcatttagtttttgagataaagcatttttaaattgagccgaagaagaaaacaaattttattcagtacccactacataaaaaaaaaaaataagaataacaatataaatatctataatatgtgtatataacaaaaataaaaaagtgaaGGGGTGAGAATAGGGCTACCGACCAGGGTCTTTCTGCCCGTGATTTTTGTAGTCGGCGGCTTGTTTCAGTCTTCTCTGACGGCCAGGAGTTTTTGGAAGAGAAGAGGTGGGTTGTTGCGAGGGTGGAGTAATCGAGGCGTTATAAGCGTGTGTTGCAAGGCGTTGGTAGGAAAATTTAGAATGGATTTATCGGACAAAGATTGAAGACGGGTATGGATAGGGGGTATATCGGTAAGTTGGTATAGCAGATCATTGCTAGGGTTAAAGAGGGGATTACGGGGGTTCCTAATTCGGGTGATGGATCTCAGTGCAGATCTTTCCGCTACTTCCAGGTGGTACTTCGTTCTTCTTGGTGCGTTGCTTAGCAGTATTGATCCATATTCTATGATGGGCCTGCATATGGTCTTGTAGATGTGCGAGGCACATGAGGTAGAGATTCCGCGACCGCTGAACGAAAGAGATTTAAAGTGTTTGGCGCGTGTCTTTACTTTCATCTTCACCTTGGTTGCATGCGTGGAAAACTTAAGCGTTCTGTCAAGTATTATGCCAAGATACTTACAGGTTGGTGAGACGGAGATTGCCGTTGATTGGATTGTAATTGTGGGAGAGGGAGAGCGAGGTGAGAGGAATGggacaaaaaattgtgtttttgtgGGATTGAGTAGGATGCGCCATTTTCGGTAC encodes the following:
- the LOC111422082 gene encoding uncharacterized protein PF3D7_1120000-like, whose protein sequence is MKIFAFLVFAAIFINLALSECESCKKSSKKEKNIYSKEANEGDFKHDDAKKLNQEDEIINEEEIGENSDEKKDVEVEQKKIDPKKAKEVLAAIKQLGGQLNDMFSKSFKTLHDAVPEIQGVIQNMTDEAIKVVKKTSIESGKNLDIVSKTIKNVMKEAKAEVGEYKKFLTEKQKLTEIPESSLEIKSDDSNEVVKKITEEIERMMGGGNIISDIMNDIPDKIGVILGKANKKLKEKLIKHEKDLNVDLTDVKVYCDNQISEITTSLSSSLKQTGGLLSMTMNTILTLVSTLKSQIK
- the LOC111422081 gene encoding uncharacterized protein, with product MKVIFVALTIFSYLFALIASQNSTSPAPTTVGGSNNTLSQQSLDTIANLFEGIITAIRNFVSFLANQVAPPVIEFFQNILTLVKQISSLVKIFVGLGGINGDVVFNAIDTIVSIISTVLTLISNVIKAIGSAVSKRSLDINSLYDNLNSTVQSYLTQIEGENQKLIKDQHTKHHHYVHNIHKKVHHR
- the LOC111422084 gene encoding transcription factor Ken-like isoform X1 — encoded protein: MKLASILILFFVVCVVSGASHQHHKKKHHSSNKKHHLKRDGDNLSQSCTVCENCNPGDTITYEIPECNDSGDIGTGGDDGGEADGDDVDQEGEETRGINESKRDSRNCCQCERKDESTPVSNQIPESDPTPSNESKRHSLKKHHHTKKHQTKNHH